The genomic window GATCCTCGGGACCCGAATCGATGAGGTGTTTGCGGCGTACTGCGCCGAAGACCGCGACGGCAAGCAGCAACTCGAAACCTATCTCGAAATGCTGTCCGCAAAATACCTGTCCCAGGGCCTCGACGACAGTGAGCCCGGCCTGATCCCGCCCTCGCAAACGCAGGCGCACGGAAAATACCCTATCGGCCAGGTCAGCTACTCCGGGAAAAACCTCTATGAATTCGGGCTCCGCGAGAACGAATGGATCCAGCACATGGCGATCCTGGGTCGGTCCGGAAGCGGAAAAACGAACATCGGCTTTTCGATCCTCAGGACCCTGGTCGAGCACGAAAAACCCTTTCTGGTCTTTGACTGGAAACGAAACTACCGGGACCTGCTGACATGGCCGCAATTTCGTGATGTCGAGGTCTACACGATCGGCAGAAATATCGCACCGCTGACATTCAATCCCCTGATCCCGCCGGCCGGCACCGATCCCAAGACCTGGCTCAAGAAGCTCAACGAGGTCATCGCCCACGCCTATTGCCTGGGCAACGGCGTCCTGTTCTTGCTGCAGCAGGCGGTGGATGCGGTGTATGAAGATGCCGGCGTCTATGAGAACCTGGTGCAACGATGGCCGACGTTCAAGGATGTGCTGCTCAAAGCGCGGAACATGGACACCCGGGGCCGTGAGAGCGGCTGGCTGTCGTCAACCCTGCGGGCGCTCTCCTCGCTGTGTTTCGGCGGCATGGGCGACCTGCTCAATTCCGCCAGCAATACGAGCATCGACCATGTCCTGGACGGCAACGTGATTCTCGAACTCGACGGCCTGTCCCAGGCGGACAAGACGTTTTTCGTCCAGGCGTGCCTGCTGTATCTGCATCATAAGAAAATGGCGGAGAACGTGCGGGAGCGTTTCGATCGGTGCATCCTGATCGAGGAGGCCCACCATATCCTCAGCGGCCAGCGGACCTCGCTGACCGGCTCGGAGTCGGTGATGGATACGACCTACAGGGAGATCCGGGAATTCGGCGTCAGCCTGGTGCTGCTGGACCAGATGCCCTCCAAACTCTCAGGGTTTGCCCTGGCCAACAGCTACACGACGATCTGCATGAGCATGAGCAACCGGGCTGACATCAACGCCATGACCCAGACCCTTCTGCTCGACGGTGGCAAGGACATCCTCGGCACCCTCGAGGTCGGCCAGGCGGTGGTGAAACTGCAGGGCAGGATCCAGAGGCCCTTTCTTGTCTCGATCCCGGAGTTCAACATCCGCAAAGGACAGGTTACGGACGCCCAGATCCGCCAGTATATGAAGCAGAAGATGGTGCAGTTGGATGTCGAGGACAAGGCAACGAAAGATACGGCCGCAGCAGAGGCTGGCCCGCATCAAGACCATGCCGAGAGTTCTTCATCGCGACTGGAAGTCGCCTTCTTGCAGGATGTCATGGACTGTCCCGACAGCGGAGTCGCGGCTCGCTACAGACGCCTGGGTCTGTCAGCAAGACAGGGTCATAAACTCAAGACCAAGCTCCTGGAGCAAGGCATGATCCAAGAACATCTGGAAACCACACACACCGGCCGCCGGATGACGGCTCGACTTACCGAAAAGGCCGAACAGATCCTGGCAGACGCGGAAGAGGGGGTGTAGCCTGCGATGTGTGTCCACCGGATGGTGCCACGAGCAGGTTCGCACAAGCAAAGAGTAGGGAGAGTTTACGCGTCAAGTCGATCGGTATGGCCCATCGTCTTGTTCCGTGTCATCGGGTAAAACACACCCACGACTACGAAGATCGCCTTCGCTGGATTGTGCCCATATGAGACGCGGCCCGTTTATAAGCTTTTCCCACCACTTTCAAGTAGAGGCGCTCTGCAGCGGATATTTGGTCCCCACAGAACCTGCTGACGCGTAAACTCTCCACATAGTCTTCCTGGCCATGTGCTGCCAGAGTCCCCTGTCATGGCCGATTGGCGTACGGTGCTGAGGATGGATTTCAGGGCAGAAACGCCGATCTCATGTAGAACGTCTTCAATGCACGTTGCTCATCCGCCTATCCGCCACGACAATACGGTGAGCGGTTTTCCCGCAGGGGCAAACGTT from Anaerobaca lacustris includes these protein-coding regions:
- a CDS encoding ATP-binding protein, whose product is MFDGKSNRTEHIRQLCRRLRPILGTRIDEVFAAYCAEDRDGKQQLETYLEMLSAKYLSQGLDDSEPGLIPPSQTQAHGKYPIGQVSYSGKNLYEFGLRENEWIQHMAILGRSGSGKTNIGFSILRTLVEHEKPFLVFDWKRNYRDLLTWPQFRDVEVYTIGRNIAPLTFNPLIPPAGTDPKTWLKKLNEVIAHAYCLGNGVLFLLQQAVDAVYEDAGVYENLVQRWPTFKDVLLKARNMDTRGRESGWLSSTLRALSSLCFGGMGDLLNSASNTSIDHVLDGNVILELDGLSQADKTFFVQACLLYLHHKKMAENVRERFDRCILIEEAHHILSGQRTSLTGSESVMDTTYREIREFGVSLVLLDQMPSKLSGFALANSYTTICMSMSNRADINAMTQTLLLDGGKDILGTLEVGQAVVKLQGRIQRPFLVSIPEFNIRKGQVTDAQIRQYMKQKMVQLDVEDKATKDTAAAEAGPHQDHAESSSSRLEVAFLQDVMDCPDSGVAARYRRLGLSARQGHKLKTKLLEQGMIQEHLETTHTGRRMTARLTEKAEQILADAEEGV